A single region of the Marispirochaeta aestuarii genome encodes:
- a CDS encoding ATP-dependent DNA helicase, whose product MRIQDYFLPHIVDNISDAVAEASGNEVFFIGTINDEGLVSSVMIGARGNRISVPALSPYLETADVVIHNHPSGNLTPSSADLGIASYLGNRGVGFYIIDNQVSDIYVVSEAVRESEISALDSAMLTGLLLPEGPLAEEIRYEKRDSQIAMVEEVCRSFNENDVSLIEAGTGVGKSFAYLVPAIAWAEKNRQRVVISTGTINLQNQLLDKDIPTVLKIMKSRVSCALVKGRGNYLCLHRLNEALEEDSLFREEGHDLESIREWAGVTETGSLSDLPILPPRELWNRINSEADSCLGLRCRHRENCFVIRARRKAAAAQVLVVNHHLLFSDLALRLEELGFEGTAVLPPFHKIVFDEAHNVERNATSYFSMSLGRLSIYKQLSRLLRRRRNRSFGALVKIEPLVPDTRLSSRAPQAIGNLREALEAAEAAILPLMSGASSYRLRGAAVHGAEEGIDLVVSNQIAEIRKPLGELYTLLGRIAESLPDDAAEEPALHELKVIQRRLSGFLMVCDSFRERENRPDQVFWIEAKRIGRETHLFFTVSPLEVSSLMREAVYDPFDTVIMTSATLTIQENFSYWEDRMGLTEYPHHTGRFPSPFPYKSNVLLCVSQEAPDPKEPDYIDFSARLARDLLLLSEGRGLLLFTSYAMLKEVHDFLAPPLEEAGISVLRQGDDDRSRLLERFNSDTGSVLLATESFWEGVDSPGETLTLLILFRLPFTVPSDPVLQARMEAVEARGGNSFFQLSLPMAVMRFKQGFGRLIRSSSDRGAVVICDPRILKKNYGGVFLDSLPATRRCFGTRDTILRELESFLYSRES is encoded by the coding sequence CGATCTGGGAATAGCCTCCTACCTGGGCAATCGGGGGGTCGGCTTTTACATAATTGACAACCAGGTCAGCGATATCTACGTGGTGTCCGAGGCGGTCAGGGAATCAGAGATTTCAGCTCTTGATTCGGCAATGCTGACGGGGCTGCTTCTTCCCGAGGGACCTCTGGCAGAGGAGATCCGGTACGAGAAACGGGATTCCCAGATCGCCATGGTCGAAGAGGTCTGCCGCAGTTTCAACGAGAACGATGTCAGTCTTATCGAAGCAGGGACCGGGGTTGGAAAGTCCTTCGCCTATCTGGTTCCGGCCATCGCCTGGGCGGAAAAGAACCGCCAGCGGGTGGTGATATCCACGGGTACCATCAATCTTCAGAACCAGCTTCTGGACAAGGATATTCCCACGGTCCTGAAAATCATGAAGTCCAGGGTTTCCTGCGCCCTGGTAAAAGGACGGGGAAACTATCTGTGCCTGCACAGGTTGAACGAGGCCCTGGAGGAGGATTCCCTGTTTCGGGAAGAGGGACACGACCTGGAATCCATCAGAGAATGGGCCGGGGTGACTGAGACGGGTTCCCTGAGCGATCTGCCCATTCTGCCTCCCAGGGAACTGTGGAACCGGATCAACTCCGAGGCGGATTCCTGCCTGGGCCTTCGCTGCCGGCATCGGGAAAACTGTTTTGTGATACGGGCCCGCCGCAAGGCCGCTGCCGCCCAGGTGCTGGTGGTAAACCATCATCTGCTTTTTTCCGATCTTGCCCTGAGGCTGGAGGAGCTCGGTTTTGAAGGTACCGCGGTGCTCCCGCCTTTTCACAAAATCGTCTTTGACGAAGCCCATAATGTGGAGCGCAACGCCACCTCCTATTTTTCCATGAGCCTCGGACGCCTGTCCATCTACAAACAGCTTTCCCGGCTTCTCCGTCGACGCAGGAATCGCAGCTTCGGGGCCCTGGTCAAGATTGAACCCCTGGTTCCGGACACCCGCTTGAGTTCCCGGGCCCCCCAGGCCATCGGCAATTTGCGGGAGGCCCTGGAAGCGGCGGAGGCTGCCATTCTTCCCCTTATGTCCGGGGCGTCGAGCTATCGTCTGAGGGGTGCTGCTGTTCATGGGGCGGAAGAGGGTATTGATCTTGTGGTTTCAAACCAGATAGCCGAGATCCGCAAACCCCTGGGTGAACTCTATACCCTGTTGGGCCGAATCGCCGAGTCCCTGCCCGATGACGCTGCAGAGGAACCTGCCCTGCACGAATTGAAGGTTATCCAGCGACGTCTCTCCGGATTTCTTATGGTCTGCGATTCCTTCAGGGAGCGGGAAAACCGTCCCGACCAGGTTTTCTGGATCGAGGCCAAACGAATCGGCCGGGAAACTCATCTGTTTTTTACCGTCAGCCCCCTGGAGGTCAGCTCCCTTATGCGGGAAGCGGTGTATGATCCCTTCGACACGGTGATCATGACCTCCGCAACCCTGACCATCCAGGAGAATTTCAGCTACTGGGAGGATCGGATGGGGCTTACGGAGTATCCCCATCATACAGGACGATTCCCCTCTCCCTTCCCCTACAAATCCAATGTTCTTCTGTGTGTGTCCCAGGAGGCCCCGGACCCGAAGGAGCCGGACTACATCGATTTCTCCGCCCGTCTGGCCAGGGATCTTCTGCTCCTGAGTGAAGGGCGGGGGCTTCTGCTCTTTACCTCCTACGCCATGCTGAAGGAGGTCCATGATTTCCTGGCTCCTCCTCTGGAGGAAGCGGGTATTTCGGTCCTTCGTCAGGGGGATGACGATCGAAGCCGGCTGCTGGAGCGTTTCAACAGCGATACGGGGAGCGTTCTGCTGGCAACCGAATCATTCTGGGAAGGGGTGGACAGCCCCGGAGAAACCCTTACCCTGCTTATCCTTTTCCGGCTGCCCTTTACCGTTCCCTCCGACCCGGTACTCCAGGCCCGTATGGAAGCCGTCGAAGCCCGGGGAGGCAACTCATTCTTTCAGCTTTCCCTTCCCATGGCGGTTATGCGTTTCAAGCAGGGCTTCGGTCGTCTGATCCGCTCCTCCTCCGACCGGGGGGCGGTGGTAATCTGTGATCCCAGGATTCTGAAGAAGAACTACGGCGGGGTTTTTCTTGATTCCCTTCCTGCAACCAGGCGATGTTTCGGAACCCGGGATACTATTCTGCGGGAGCTCGAATCCTTTCTGTATTCCCGGGAGAGCTGA